One window of the Bos indicus x Bos taurus breed Angus x Brahman F1 hybrid chromosome 8, Bos_hybrid_MaternalHap_v2.0, whole genome shotgun sequence genome contains the following:
- the LOC113897831 gene encoding GTP-binding nuclear protein Ran-like → MMAAQGEPQVQFKLVLVGDGGTGKTTFVKRRLTGEFEKKYVATLGVEVHPLVFHTNRGQIKFTVWDTAGQEKFGGLRDGYYIQVQCAVIMFDVTSRVTYKNVPNWHRDLVRVWEDIPTVLCGNKVDIKDKKVKAKSIVFHRKKNLQYYDISAKSNYSFEKPFFLLARKLIGDPNLEFVAVSALAPPEVVMDLALAARYEHDSEAAQTTALPDEDDDL, encoded by the coding sequence ATGATGGCTGCCCAAGGAGAACCCCAAGTTCAGTTCAAACTTGTTTTGGTTGGTGATGGtggtactggaaaaactacattcGTGAAGCGTCGTCTGACTGGTGAATTTGAGAAGAAGTATGTAGCTACCTTGGGTGTTGAGGTCCATCCTCTTGTGTTCCATACCAACAGAGGACAGATTAAGTTCACTGTATGGGATACAGCTGGTCAGGAGAAATTTGGTGGACTGAGAGATGGCTATTATATACAAGTTCAGTGTGCCGTTATAATGTTTGACGTAACATCAAGAGTTACTTACAAGAATGTGCCTAACTGGCATAGAGATCTGGTACGAGTGTGGGAGGACATCCCAACTGTGTTGTGTGGCAACAAAGTGGATATTAAGGACAAAAAGGTTAAGGCAAAGTCAATCGTCTTCCACCGAAAGAAGAATCTTCAGTACTATGACATTTCTGCCAAAAGTAACTATAGCTTTGAAAAGCCCTTCTTCTTACTTGCTAGAAAACTGATTGGAGACCCTAACTTGGAATTTGTCGCCGTGTCTGCTCTTGCCCCGCCAGAGGTGGTCATGGACCTCGCTTTGGCAGCACGGTATGAGCACGATTCAGAGGCTGCTCAGACAACTGCTCTCCCGGATGAAGATGATGACCTGTGA